One Amorphoplanes digitatis genomic window carries:
- the cbiQ gene encoding cobalt ECF transporter T component CbiQ, which translates to MGAGHAHPLHLDHRSPVHALAPEVKIVATLLFTIVVVATPRTEFAAFAGYALLLAAVTALARVPLPWLARRATIELPFVLLAVTLPFAGHGERITWLGMSLSVDGLYGAWNIFVKGTLGVVASLLLAASTTMRDLLIGLDRLRCPRSFTQIATFMLRYLDILADDARRMRIARLSRGYDPRFLWQVKAFAVGVGALFLRAYERGERVYLAMVSRGYDGRLPRPETGGATTADWAAAAALPAAATAIAIAAVLR; encoded by the coding sequence ACGCGCATCCGCTGCACCTGGACCACCGCAGCCCGGTGCACGCGCTCGCACCCGAGGTGAAGATCGTCGCCACCCTGCTGTTCACCATCGTCGTGGTGGCCACGCCGCGGACCGAGTTCGCCGCGTTCGCCGGCTACGCCCTGCTGCTCGCGGCCGTGACCGCGCTGGCCCGGGTGCCGCTGCCGTGGCTGGCCAGGCGCGCCACCATCGAGCTGCCGTTCGTCCTGCTCGCCGTCACGCTGCCGTTCGCGGGCCACGGCGAGCGGATCACCTGGCTCGGCATGTCCCTGTCGGTCGACGGCCTGTACGGCGCGTGGAACATCTTCGTCAAGGGCACGCTCGGCGTGGTCGCCTCGCTGCTGCTGGCCGCCAGCACCACGATGCGCGACCTGCTGATCGGCCTGGACCGGCTGCGCTGCCCGCGCTCCTTCACCCAGATCGCCACGTTCATGCTGCGCTACCTGGACATCCTCGCCGACGACGCGCGGCGCATGCGGATCGCCCGGCTCTCGCGCGGCTACGACCCGCGGTTCCTGTGGCAGGTCAAGGCGTTCGCGGTCGGCGTCGGCGCGCTGTTCCTGCGGGCGTACGAGCGCGGCGAACGGGTCTACCTGGCGATGGTCTCGCGCGGCTACGACGGGCGGCTCCCCCGCCCCGAGACCGGCGGCGCGACGACCGCCGACTGGGCGGCCGCGGCGGCGCTGCCCGCGGCGGCGACGGCCATCGCGATCGCGGCGGTGCTGCGATGA
- a CDS encoding energy-coupling factor ABC transporter ATP-binding protein gives MSLDIAGLTFAYPDGSVALHGVDLSVAQGERVALLGPNGAGKTTLVLHLNGILHGGAGTVTVGGLRVDPADRARLAEIRRRVGIVFQDPDDQLFMPTVAEDVAFGPANLGLRGAELRTRVDEALAAVDMTAHRDQVPQHLSFGQRRRVAVATVLAMRPELLVLDEPSSNLDPASRRELAEILERLPVTVLMVTHDLPYALQLCPRSVILDAGRIVADGKTPNLLADEPLLHAHRLELPFGFHPARP, from the coding sequence ATGAGCCTCGACATCGCCGGGCTGACCTTCGCCTACCCGGACGGCAGCGTGGCGCTGCACGGCGTCGACCTGAGCGTCGCGCAGGGCGAGCGCGTCGCGCTGCTCGGCCCGAACGGCGCCGGCAAGACCACCCTGGTCCTGCACCTGAACGGGATCCTGCACGGCGGCGCCGGCACGGTCACCGTCGGCGGCCTGCGGGTGGACCCGGCCGACCGGGCCCGGCTGGCCGAGATCCGCCGCCGCGTGGGCATCGTCTTCCAGGACCCCGACGACCAGCTGTTCATGCCGACGGTCGCCGAGGACGTCGCCTTCGGCCCGGCCAACCTCGGCCTGCGCGGCGCGGAGCTACGCACCCGCGTCGACGAGGCCCTGGCCGCCGTCGACATGACCGCACACCGCGACCAGGTGCCGCAGCACCTCTCGTTCGGCCAGCGCCGCCGGGTCGCGGTCGCCACCGTGCTGGCGATGCGACCCGAGCTGCTGGTCCTCGACGAGCCCTCGTCCAACCTGGACCCGGCGAGCCGGCGCGAGCTCGCCGAGATCCTCGAACGGCTCCCGGTGACGGTCCTGATGGTGACCCACGACCTGCCGTACGCCCTACAGCTGTGCCCCCGCTCGGTGATCCTCGACGCCGGCCGCATCGTCGCCGACGGCAAGACCCCCAACCTGCTCGCCGACGAGCCCCTCCTGCACGCCCACCGCCTCGAACTACCGTTCGGCTTCCACCCGGCCCGCCCCTGA